The Catellatospora citrea DNA segment TCCAGCGCGCCCATCGCGATGCGGAAGCCCTCGCCCTCGCCGCCGATGAGCCGCTCGGCGGGCACCACCGCGTCGTCGAACGCGATCTGGGCGACCGGCGACGAGCGCAGGCCCATGGTCTTCTCCCGCGTCTGCGGGTTCAGGCCGGGCGTGTCCGCCGGGGCCAGCAGGCAGGAGATGCCCTTCGGGCCGGGGCCGCCGGTGCGGCAGAAGACGTTGTAGAAGTCGGCCACGCCCGCGTGGGTGATCCACGCCTTGGTGCCGCTCACCCGGTAGGAGTCGCCGTCGCGCGTCGCCTTCGTGGTCAGGTTCGCCGCGTCGGACCCGCCGGCGGGCTCGGACAGGCAGTACGCGCCGAGCAGCTCGCCGCCGATCAGGTCGGGCAGCCAGCGCTCGCGCTGCTCCGCGGTGCCGTGGTGGGCCAGCGGGTAGCAGGCCAGGGTGTGCACGCTGACCGTCTCCGCGATGCCGACCCAGCGGCTGGCGAGGATCTCCAGCACCTGCAGGTAGACCTCGTACGGCTGCTCCGCGCCGCCGTACTCGGCGGAGTAGGGCAGGCCGAGCAGGCCGGAGCGGCCCAGGGTGCGAATCAGCTCGCGGGGGAACTCCCCACGCGCCTCGAAGTCGTCGGCGTGCGGCGCGAGCTCCTTGTCCGCGATCTCGCGGGTGAGTTCGAGCAGGTCGTGTGCTTCGGGGGTGGGAAGCAGTCGGGTAACGCTGGGCATGACGCCAGCTTAACGGTCGTTAGGGGTCTGTGCTCGGCCGGATCAGACCGGCCGCCGGCCGCGGTCGGCCCGCCGCTGCGCGACCGAGCCCGGCTTGTTCCGGTAGCGCGGCGGCACCAGCAGGCGCGGCCGGTTGAACGCGTTCACCGCCCACTGCACCACGGTCAGCGGGAAGGCCACCAGCGCCAGCACCACCCCTGACGCACTGGCCAGGGCGCCGGCGATCGGCACGGCCCCGACCGGGGTCGTCTCGTCACCACCGGCCGCCAGGAACGCGAGCATGGCCGCACCGGACGCCGCCAGGCTGCCGTACCACGCCGTGATCGCCAGCAGGCCGCTCAGGTAGCTGCGCGGCGACACGGTGAACAGCCGAAAGTTCTCCACCGGCGTACGCCGCAGCTCGCCGCGCCACACCGCGGGCAGGTACCGCCACAGCGTGCACACGTAAGCCGGCAGGCCGAACGCCAGGGCCGCGCCCACCAACCACAACACCGGTCTGCTCACGCGCGGCACGGTAGCCTGCCGGCACCAGCACGGCGGGGCGGTCGAACGCGCCGACCGACGCACTGCAGCACCGGCAGCACGCCCCCACGGCACGAACGCGCCTGCCTGCCCTCCTTTTCCCACCAGAGGGGGCCGGGAAAGGACATAGTGGAAGTTGATCGGAGCTGCGCAGGGAGGCGGGCCATGAGCGTCGAGCTGACCGGGCCGGTGGTGGTGGGCGTGGACGGCTCGCCGGCCGCCGTGACGGCGCTGCGCTGGGCGGCCGACGAGGCCGCGCTGCGCGAGCTGCCCCTGAAGATCGTGTACGTGAGCGAGGACCCCGGGCCGCGGCTCGGTGACGGCGAGGCGCAGACGGCGCTCTCGTCGGCCGGCCACAGGGTGACCGAGCACGCGATGACCGAGGTCCGCGCGATGCGGCCGGACATCACGCTCACCAGCGAGGTGCTGCGCGACGACCCCGCGCACGGCCTGATCAAGGAGTCCGAGTCGGCGGCCCTGGTGGTCGTCGGCAGCCGGGGACACGGCGGCTTCCACGACCTGATGCTCGGCTCGACGAGCCTACAGGTGTCGATGCACGCCCGGTCCGCGGTCGCCGTGGTGCGCCCGCCGGCCGCTCCCGAGCAGGCGGGCATCGGCGCGGTGGGCCGGATCGTGGTCGGCGTGGACGGCTCACCGCAGTCGGGCGCCGCGCTGGCGTTCGCCTTCGACGAGGCCGACCGGCGCGGCTGCGGCATCACCGCGGTGCACGCCTGGCTGGGACCGGTCACCACCGGCGCGGCGGGGATGCCGTTCGTGTACGACGTCGACACGCTGCGCGAGCAGGAGGAGACGGTGCTGGCCACGGCCGTGGCGGGCTGGCACGACCGCTACCCGCACGTCGAGCTGGAGCGCAT contains these protein-coding regions:
- a CDS encoding universal stress protein; its protein translation is MSVELTGPVVVGVDGSPAAVTALRWAADEAALRELPLKIVYVSEDPGPRLGDGEAQTALSSAGHRVTEHAMTEVRAMRPDITLTSEVLRDDPAHGLIKESESAALVVVGSRGHGGFHDLMLGSTSLQVSMHARSAVAVVRPPAAPEQAGIGAVGRIVVGVDGSPQSGAALAFAFDEADRRGCGITAVHAWLGPVTTGAAGMPFVYDVDTLREQEETVLATAVAGWHDRYPHVELERITMESSAAAALTEQSMGAQLVVVGCRGLGGFTGLLLGSVSQALIHHAGCPVVVAHLRGEAGE
- a CDS encoding acyl-CoA dehydrogenase family protein, which encodes MPSVTRLLPTPEAHDLLELTREIADKELAPHADDFEARGEFPRELIRTLGRSGLLGLPYSAEYGGAEQPYEVYLQVLEILASRWVGIAETVSVHTLACYPLAHHGTAEQRERWLPDLIGGELLGAYCLSEPAGGSDAANLTTKATRDGDSYRVSGTKAWITHAGVADFYNVFCRTGGPGPKGISCLLAPADTPGLNPQTREKTMGLRSSPVAQIAFDDAVVPAERLIGGEGEGFRIAMGALDSGRLGIAACAIGLAQGALDYAVNYARERVQFGKPIIDLQGLGFMLADSATQISAARALMLHAARLRDAGLPYSIEAAKTKLFATDMAMQVATDAVQVLGGAGYVADHPVERYFREAKVLQIVEGTNQIQRMVIARSLAKD